The following are encoded together in the Pieris napi chromosome 17, ilPieNapi1.2, whole genome shotgun sequence genome:
- the LOC125057670 gene encoding putative neutral sphingomyelinase, with the protein MEYSINLFTLNCWGIPIVSKNRQERIEAIAKYLLSGDQDIVCLQEVWSENDYLYLKENLSSVLPYSHYFYSGVLGSGLCVFSKWLIKDVYFHKWPLNGYIHKIHHGDWFGGKGVGLCRIKYLDRLINVYCTHLHAEYDEDDIYLAHRVLQAHLAAEFVNLTSSPADVSFLAGDFNTAPGEIAFRLITQLANLLDPCDVESIGDTAKMIKALGTCDNINNSYSNPKMTKTCPEGKRIDHILFNVNSGWEAEVISLKNPLPDRVPGQEFSYSDHNAVSLELKVKANAKNKERPKRFYDNYDDTVVEAIQICKEAKVTLVKSRKLFLITGGLIFMVLIGLVGYWPNNILVDMIKIFMTGICFYYIVMGTIWNRIEMNSLKAGLSALEIFQNSKLSEN; encoded by the exons ATGGAATACTccataaatttgtttacactgAACTGTTG GGGTATCCCTATTGTATCCAAAAATCGTCAGGAAAGAATTGAAGCAATTGCTAAGTATTTACTTTCCGGTGATCAAGATATTGTATGCCTTCAAGAAGTATGGAGTGAAAATGattatctttatttgaaagagAATTTAAGTAGTGTACTGCCATATTCACACTATTTCTATAG tggAGTTCTTGGTTCAGGACTATGTGTGTTCTCCAAGTGGCTTATAAAAGATGTCTATTTTCATAAATGGCCGTTGAATGGTTACATTCACAAGATACATCATGGAGATTGGTTTGGAGGGAAAGGAGTTGGTCTGTGTCGCATTAAATATTTGGACagattaataaatgtttattgtacacat ttgCATGCTGAATACGATGAAGATGACATTTACCTAGCCCACCGAGTATTGCAAGCACATTTGGCTGCCGAGTTTGTGAACCTAACTTCTTCTCCAGCTGATGTTTCCTTTCTAGCTGGTGATTTTAATACAGCTCCTGGAGAAATAGCGTTTAG ATTAATAACTCAATTGGCAAATCTTCTGGATCCATGTGATGTTGAGTCAATTGGGGATACAGCAAAGATGATAAAAGCTTTAGGAACctgtgataatataaataatagttactCTAATCCGAAAATGACAAAAACCTGTCCGGAAGGAAAGAGAATTGATCATATACTGTTCAATGTGAATTCAGGATGGGAg GCCGAAGTCATCAGTCTCAAGAATCCGCTACCAGATAGAGTTCCAGGGCAAGAATTTTCATATTCAGACCACAACGCCGTGTCACTTGAGTTGAAGGTTAAGGCAAATGCCAAAAACAAGGAACGGCCTAAAAGATTTTACGACAATTATGATGACACAGTAGTAGAAGCAATACAAATCTGTAAAGAAGCGAAAGTTACTCTGGTGAAAtcgagaaaattatttttgataaccGGTGGTCTTATTTTCATGGTTTTGATTGGTTTGGTTGGGTATTGGCctaacaatattttagttgatatgatcaaaatatttatgaccggaatttgtttttattatattgttatggGGACGATTTGGAACCGAATTGAGATGAATAGTCTTAAAGCTGGGTTGTCGGCATTAGAAATTTTCCaaaatagtaaattaagtgaaaattag